The Nitrospirota bacterium genome contains a region encoding:
- the cas4 gene encoding CRISPR-associated protein Cas4: protein MTDKPYSEDDLIQLSALQHIVFCERQCALIHIEQLWNENLFTAEGRLMHDKVDMANRESRGDVRIEYGVPIRSLRLGLIGKADVVEFHRMNDGKWVPFPVEYKRGKPKMDDCDKVQLCAQAICLEEMLNLEINNGALFYGRTRRRENVVFDEKLRLETEGASKKVRVLIESGVTPKAEYSKKCKKCSLYELCMPKVSRKASNYLMKAIEAE from the coding sequence ATGACCGATAAGCCCTATAGCGAAGACGATCTGATTCAGCTTTCAGCCTTGCAGCATATTGTATTCTGTGAACGCCAATGCGCTCTTATTCACATCGAGCAGTTGTGGAACGAGAATTTATTCACTGCCGAAGGAAGGCTTATGCATGACAAGGTTGACATGGCTAATCGTGAATCGAGAGGGGATGTCCGTATCGAGTATGGTGTACCGATCAGATCGCTTAGACTCGGTCTCATCGGAAAGGCTGATGTAGTGGAATTCCACAGGATGAATGACGGGAAATGGGTACCCTTCCCTGTTGAATATAAAAGGGGAAAACCGAAGATGGATGATTGCGATAAAGTTCAGCTTTGCGCTCAGGCAATCTGTCTTGAGGAAATGCTCAACCTTGAGATCAATAACGGTGCATTATTTTATGGCCGGACCAGACGCAGGGAAAATGTAGTATTTGATGAAAAGTTACGGCTGGAGACGGAAGGGGCTTCAAAGAAGGTGCGAGTGCTCATTGAATCCGGCGTGACACCGAAGGCTGAATATTCAAAAAAATGCAAGAAGTGTTCTCTATATGAACTTTGCATGCCGAAGGTGAGCAGAAAGGCAAGTAACTACCTGATGAAAGCGATAGAGGCAGAATGA